One segment of Sporichthyaceae bacterium DNA contains the following:
- a CDS encoding DUF3027 domain-containing protein: protein MALSTRDRRPTADAACVDAVDAAREAALEVAPGEIGDYLGYDVEEERTVTHRFACTNAAYRGWNWAVTVVRASRAKVVTVAETVLLPSEAAVLAPTWVPWEDRLQPGDLGPGDIRPPAEDDVRLIPGWSADEAPGYDPAISEAVWWVAAEAGVGKHRVLSPIGREDATDRWYSGERGPDAPIAVAAPGQCSTCGFSVPMAGALGRVFAVCANEQAPDDGRVVSLDHGCGAHSEVVAVPAALAERPDPVLDEIAFDTIVVDREAAQPDPA, encoded by the coding sequence ATGGCACTGAGCACCCGGGACCGACGTCCGACGGCCGACGCGGCATGTGTGGATGCAGTCGACGCCGCGCGCGAGGCAGCGCTGGAGGTCGCGCCGGGTGAGATCGGCGACTACCTCGGGTACGACGTCGAGGAGGAACGCACTGTTACCCACCGCTTCGCCTGCACGAACGCGGCGTACCGGGGGTGGAACTGGGCGGTGACGGTGGTGCGGGCCTCGCGCGCGAAGGTGGTCACCGTGGCCGAGACCGTGCTGCTGCCCAGCGAGGCCGCGGTGTTGGCGCCGACCTGGGTGCCCTGGGAAGACCGGCTCCAGCCCGGCGACCTGGGCCCCGGCGACATCCGCCCGCCGGCCGAGGACGACGTCCGGCTGATCCCGGGCTGGTCCGCCGACGAGGCACCGGGCTACGACCCGGCGATCTCCGAGGCGGTGTGGTGGGTCGCCGCCGAGGCCGGCGTTGGCAAGCACCGCGTGCTCTCCCCGATCGGCCGGGAGGACGCCACCGACCGTTGGTACAGCGGGGAACGAGGTCCGGACGCGCCGATCGCGGTGGCCGCGCCGGGGCAGTGCAGCACCTGCGGGTTCTCCGTGCCGATGGCCGGCGCACTGGGGCGGGTGTTCGCCGTGTGTGCGAACGAGCAGGCGCCGGACGACGGCCGGGTGGTGTCGCTGGACCACGGCTGTGGGGCGCACTCCGAGGTGGTCGCGGTGCCCGCGGCGCTGGCCGAACGGCCGGACCCGGTGCTCGACGAGATCGCCTTCGACACGATCGTGGTCGACCGCGAAGCTGCGCAGCCCGACCCGGCTTAG
- a CDS encoding MarR family transcriptional regulator yields the protein MSMLTAADLDLAHSVRLAVMRLSRQLRKQRTDQSLTHSQTSALAVLDRLGPLTPGALAEQESVQPPTMTKLVAGLEARGLVVCAPHPTDGRQKLVAVSPDAHAMLEANRSVRDQWLAQRIGALTPDEVATLHAATVVLEKLQATAQ from the coding sequence ATGAGCATGCTGACCGCCGCCGACCTGGACCTTGCTCACTCCGTCCGGCTGGCCGTCATGCGGCTGTCCCGGCAACTGCGCAAGCAGCGCACCGACCAATCCCTGACGCACAGTCAGACCTCGGCGTTGGCGGTGTTGGACCGGCTCGGCCCGTTGACGCCCGGCGCGCTGGCCGAGCAGGAGAGCGTGCAGCCGCCGACGATGACCAAGCTGGTGGCGGGCCTGGAGGCCCGCGGTTTGGTCGTCTGCGCGCCGCATCCCACCGATGGCCGGCAGAAGCTCGTCGCGGTCAGCCCCGACGCACACGCGATGTTGGAGGCCAACCGCAGCGTCCGCGACCAGTGGCTGGCGCAGCGCATCGGCGCGCTGACCCCGGACGAGGTGGCCACGCTGCACGCGGCCACCGTGGTGCTGGAGAAGCTGCAGGCGACCGCTCAGTGA
- a CDS encoding DUF2530 domain-containing protein gives MTGTRRAAGAKAARRPDPPPMEIDESRVILIGIICWAIAFLLMLALHSKLSAHGNGWYPWTALAGIGLGCWGWYLTRKRVVARNGERLPDR, from the coding sequence GTGACCGGGACCCGCCGCGCCGCAGGCGCCAAAGCCGCGCGGCGCCCCGATCCGCCACCGATGGAGATCGACGAGTCGCGGGTGATCTTGATCGGGATCATCTGCTGGGCGATTGCCTTTCTCCTGATGCTCGCCCTGCACAGCAAGCTCTCCGCGCACGGCAACGGCTGGTACCCCTGGACCGCGCTCGCCGGCATCGGCCTGGGCTGCTGGGGTTGGTACCTGACCCGCAAACGGGTCGTCGCCCGCAACGGCGAACGCCTTCCGGACCGCTAA
- a CDS encoding MFS transporter: MSPTFSSLRVPNYRRYAAGMLVSNTGTWMQRVAQDWLVLQLSGNDGTKLGITTALQFLPLLLFGLVGGLLADRFPKRRLLACTNTFLGLVGLTLGVLVLAGVAQVWHVYLLAFALGLGTAADNPARQAFVVEMVDRENLSNAVALNSASFNAARLVGPGIAGVAIEVFGGTGWVFILNAITFIAPLIALYSMDPRQLHRTELAKRGRGNIREGLRYVRGRPDLLAVLGVVFFAGTFGLNFQITNALMATKAFHKGAGEYGLLGSVLAIGSLAGTLLAARRKTVRLRLVLVGAAAFGITEFIAGLMPNYTWYALALPPAGMAALLTMTAANATLQLSTVPEMRGRVMSLYLMVFAGGTPLGAPVIGWLADHYGPRWSLLFGGLITATAAVVAAALLARRASMTVQAHLRPLPHLEVSRAQSKRARFSLARSAEAIEQVERSEHLHLVPAATDAMAPEAAIGAGRGFSP, translated from the coding sequence GTGAGCCCCACATTCTCCTCGCTGCGCGTCCCGAACTACCGCCGCTACGCGGCCGGGATGCTCGTCTCCAACACCGGCACCTGGATGCAGCGCGTCGCCCAGGACTGGCTGGTGTTGCAGCTGTCCGGAAACGACGGCACCAAGCTCGGCATCACCACCGCGTTGCAGTTCCTGCCGCTGCTGCTGTTCGGCCTGGTGGGTGGACTGCTCGCGGACCGCTTCCCCAAGCGTCGGCTGCTGGCCTGCACCAACACCTTTCTGGGCCTGGTCGGCTTGACGCTGGGTGTGCTGGTGCTCGCCGGCGTCGCGCAGGTCTGGCACGTGTACTTGTTGGCGTTCGCACTCGGCCTGGGCACCGCGGCGGACAACCCGGCCCGGCAGGCGTTCGTGGTCGAGATGGTCGACCGGGAGAACCTGTCCAACGCGGTCGCGTTGAACTCCGCGTCGTTCAACGCCGCCCGACTGGTCGGCCCCGGCATCGCCGGTGTGGCCATCGAGGTGTTCGGCGGCACCGGCTGGGTCTTCATCCTCAACGCGATCACGTTTATCGCCCCGCTGATCGCGTTGTACTCGATGGACCCGCGGCAGCTGCACCGCACCGAACTGGCCAAGCGGGGGCGGGGCAACATCCGGGAGGGCTTGCGCTACGTGCGCGGTCGACCCGATCTGCTCGCCGTCCTCGGCGTGGTGTTCTTCGCCGGCACTTTCGGCCTGAACTTCCAGATCACCAACGCGTTGATGGCCACGAAGGCCTTCCACAAGGGTGCCGGGGAGTACGGTCTGCTCGGTTCGGTGCTCGCCATCGGTTCGCTGGCGGGCACGCTGCTCGCCGCCCGACGCAAGACCGTGCGGCTGCGGCTGGTGCTGGTGGGCGCCGCGGCGTTCGGCATCACCGAGTTCATCGCCGGGCTGATGCCCAACTACACCTGGTACGCCCTCGCGCTGCCGCCCGCCGGGATGGCCGCGCTGCTCACCATGACCGCGGCCAACGCCACCCTGCAGCTGTCCACCGTGCCGGAGATGCGCGGGCGGGTGATGTCGCTGTACCTGATGGTGTTCGCCGGTGGCACCCCGCTGGGTGCGCCGGTCATCGGCTGGCTGGCCGACCACTACGGCCCGCGCTGGTCACTGCTGTTCGGCGGACTCATCACGGCCACCGCAGCAGTGGTGGCCGCCGCGTTGCTGGCCCGCCGCGCCTCGATGACCGTGCAGGCGCACCTGCGGCCGTTGCCGCATCTGGAAGTGAGCCGAGCGCAGAGCAAGCGAGCACGCTTTTCGCTCGCTCGCTCTGCCGAGGCGATCGAACAGGTTGAGCGAAGCGAACACCTGCACCTCGTGCCTGCCGCCACCGACGCCATGGCGCCGGAGGCGGCCATCGGTGCCGGCCGCGGCTTTTCGCCGTGA